In one window of Henckelia pumila isolate YLH828 chromosome 1, ASM3356847v2, whole genome shotgun sequence DNA:
- the LOC140863668 gene encoding uncharacterized protein yields MNKKEDRIKFLLCDYRQLPNTNKYDRIISCEMLEAVGHEFMEDYFKSCESVLAENGLFVLQFISTPDERYNEYRRTSDFIKEYIFPGACVPSLSRVTSAMAAASRLCVEHLEDIGIHYYQTLRCWRKNFLNKKSQILALGFDEKFIRTWEYYFDYCAAGFKTCTLGNYQIVFSRPGNVAAFGDPYQSVLSMYGL; encoded by the exons ATGAATAAAAAGGAG GATCGGATAAAGTTTCTCCTTTGTGATTATCGCCAACTACCTAACACCAACAAGTACGACAGGATAATATCATG TGAGATGTTGGAAGCTGTGGGACATGAGTTTATGGAAGACTACTTCAAAAGCTGTGAATCTGTATTAGCAGAAAATGGTCTTTTCGTTCTTCAG TTCATATCAACTCCTGATGAGAGGTACAATGAATATAGGCGCACCTCAGATTTCATCAAAGAATACATATTCCCTGGTGCATGCGTCCCTTCGCTTAGTCGAGTAACATCAGCCATGGCTGCTGCTTCAAGACTTTG CGTGGAGCACCTGGAAGACATAGGAATCCACTATTATCAAACTCTAAGATGTTGGAGAAAGAATTTCTTGAACAAGAAAAG TCAAATTCTTGCATTGGGCTTCGATGAAAAGTTCATCCGGACATGGGAGTACTATTTCGACTATTGTGCTGCTGGTTTCAAAACATGCACCCTTGGAAATTATCAG ATTGTATTTAGTAGGCCTGGAAATGTGGCTGCATTTGGTGATCCATACCAGAGTGTCCTTTCCATGTATGGACTGTAA